The Leucobacter rhizosphaerae genome includes a region encoding these proteins:
- a CDS encoding iron-containing redox enzyme family protein, with protein sequence MPHAPTAVARTDHARPDGLPFPARGPLSRAVLQRLVGGEDLEYASWDELVDQAVSGSRSIAEDEDIQLALFALYASAYGSIPEFSAELEWEPQLLRVRRSLEAAFEAELRTAVPMPELPEPNADAVARALFALTGADSGPSVSRYLAKKATAEQAREFLIQRSIYTLREADPHSWAIPRLHGRPKAALVEIQSDEYGGGRPERVHATLFAAAMRGAGLDDRYGAYLDAAPAATLASLNTMSMFGLNRRLLGAIVGHLAAFEMTSSIPSRLVGDGLKRLGFGPEVTDYFDEHVEADAVHEQIAARDLAGALAEDHPELLPDIIFGAAACLAVDGWMGRHQFDAWTAGGSSLRAGATGAGASAGAEPVGADA encoded by the coding sequence GTGCCCCACGCCCCCACCGCCGTCGCTCGGACCGATCACGCTCGGCCCGACGGTCTGCCATTCCCCGCCCGCGGGCCCCTGAGCCGGGCGGTGCTGCAGCGCCTCGTCGGCGGGGAGGATCTCGAATACGCGTCCTGGGACGAGCTCGTCGACCAGGCGGTGTCGGGATCCCGCAGCATCGCCGAGGATGAGGACATCCAGCTCGCGCTGTTCGCCCTGTACGCCTCCGCCTACGGGTCGATCCCGGAGTTCTCGGCGGAGCTCGAGTGGGAGCCGCAGCTGCTGCGCGTGCGCCGATCGCTCGAGGCCGCGTTCGAGGCCGAGCTCCGCACCGCGGTGCCGATGCCCGAGCTTCCCGAGCCGAACGCCGACGCCGTCGCGCGGGCCCTGTTCGCGCTGACTGGCGCCGACTCCGGCCCGAGTGTGTCGCGGTACCTCGCCAAGAAGGCGACGGCCGAGCAGGCGCGCGAGTTCTTGATCCAGCGCTCGATCTACACTCTGCGCGAGGCGGATCCGCACTCCTGGGCGATCCCGCGCCTCCACGGTCGGCCCAAGGCGGCCCTCGTCGAGATCCAGTCCGACGAGTACGGCGGTGGCCGACCCGAGCGGGTGCACGCCACCCTCTTCGCGGCGGCGATGCGGGGTGCCGGGCTCGATGACCGCTACGGCGCCTATCTCGACGCCGCCCCGGCGGCCACCCTCGCGTCGCTCAACACGATGTCGATGTTCGGCCTGAATCGCCGGCTCCTGGGCGCGATCGTCGGGCACCTCGCGGCGTTCGAGATGACGTCCTCGATTCCGAGCCGGCTGGTCGGCGACGGGCTGAAGCGACTCGGGTTCGGCCCCGAGGTCACCGACTACTTCGACGAGCACGTCGAGGCGGATGCGGTGCACGAGCAGATCGCCGCGCGGGATCTCGCGGGCGCGCTCGCCGAGGATCATCCCGAGCTGCTGCCCGACATCATCTTCGGGGCGGCGGCCTGCCTCGCGGTCGACGGCTGGATGGGGCGGCATCAGTTCGACGCCTGGACGGCGGGCGGATCCTCGCTCCGGGCAGGGGCGACCGGTGCGGGTGCCAGTGCCGGTGCTGAACCTGTGGGGGCCGACGCATGA
- a CDS encoding CDGSH iron-sulfur domain-containing protein — protein MSDEPASITPYPDGPLIVRGDVVLETVDGERIERNRRTMALCRCGLSTIKPFCDGTHKPAGFRTED, from the coding sequence ATGAGCGACGAGCCCGCGAGCATCACGCCGTACCCGGACGGCCCGCTGATCGTGCGCGGGGACGTGGTGCTCGAGACGGTCGACGGCGAGCGGATCGAGCGGAACCGCCGCACGATGGCGCTGTGCCGGTGCGGACTCTCCACGATCAAACCGTTCTGCGACGGCACCCACAAGCCGGCGGGCTTCCGCACGGAGGACTGA
- a CDS encoding Lrp/AsnC family transcriptional regulator, whose translation MAQRRDAYSVTAFPGSNRVEGLFLPVGPDAVDEIANDLLPEIDGVIGSELARITRPYRRGHQWHGGRLDAGARQRLLKDIAAEGGADAGIVELTAQDRIITETLERDGRTPAKEVAEAAGVTSQFIGRRMRALFRSGLLQMRTEVSPEVSGLALEAHLRFTVDAARVDALGQHLAADPSIMYCVATTGSHPLECIVKLPRLSDLHAWTTGTLADFSGVVVAECETEPRQVRRANIRFP comes from the coding sequence TTGGCGCAGCGCAGGGACGCCTACTCCGTCACGGCGTTCCCCGGGTCGAACCGAGTGGAGGGGCTCTTCCTCCCGGTCGGGCCGGACGCCGTCGACGAGATCGCCAACGACCTCCTGCCTGAGATCGACGGGGTGATCGGCAGTGAACTGGCGCGGATCACGCGCCCCTACCGGCGCGGGCACCAGTGGCACGGCGGTCGGCTCGACGCCGGGGCGCGGCAGCGGCTCCTGAAGGACATCGCCGCGGAGGGGGGCGCCGACGCCGGCATCGTCGAACTGACGGCGCAGGATCGGATCATCACCGAAACCCTGGAGCGCGACGGCCGCACTCCCGCCAAGGAGGTCGCGGAGGCCGCGGGGGTCACGAGCCAGTTCATCGGGCGCCGCATGCGGGCGCTCTTCCGCAGCGGACTGCTGCAGATGCGCACGGAGGTCTCGCCCGAGGTCTCCGGTCTGGCACTCGAGGCCCACCTCCGCTTCACCGTCGATGCCGCCCGCGTCGATGCGCTGGGGCAGCATCTCGCCGCGGACCCGTCGATCATGTACTGTGTTGCGACCACGGGATCGCACCCGCTCGAGTGCATCGTGAAGCTGCCCCGCCTGTCGGACCTGCACGCGTGGACGACCGGTACCCTCGCGGACTTCTCCGGGGTCGTGGTGGCGGAGTGCGAGACGGAGCCGCGCCAGGTGCGGCGCGCGAACATCCGATTTCCCTAG
- a CDS encoding ABC transporter substrate-binding protein, with product MTIRNRALRRAAAVAVALGLAAGAVACSPTSGNGDGSGSSELTKVRFGLPSVMGANNSPLAVAVAGGYFEQEGLDVEIVNTTSASEGQALMTGKVDIESATPGPILQLQESGQEFVMVYNYLRAPTGSIAVLEDSPIASLEDFAGTTIGADALGSGNILLTDGILASVDLAPGRDYEHLAVGVGAQAIHALESGRVDALELWDTEYAAIEANGVPLRTFSSDSAEQLFSTTYMTSRTYADAHGDTIERFGRAMAQASLFTATNPEAALTMMYGAFPETRIAGTAEEEQLASDTIALQARLGILTAGDPATEGTWGAYSPEAVAEWVSFAQNSGVISTPLDAETLFTNEFSEAYNDFDDAEVIAEAEQWKP from the coding sequence ATGACTATTCGCAACAGGGCACTGCGGCGCGCAGCCGCAGTCGCCGTGGCGCTCGGGCTCGCCGCCGGCGCGGTCGCGTGCTCGCCCACGTCCGGCAACGGTGACGGCTCGGGGTCGTCCGAGCTCACCAAGGTTCGTTTCGGCCTCCCATCTGTCATGGGTGCCAACAATTCGCCACTTGCCGTGGCGGTAGCCGGAGGGTACTTCGAGCAGGAGGGCCTCGACGTCGAGATCGTGAACACGACGTCGGCATCCGAGGGGCAGGCCCTCATGACCGGCAAGGTCGACATCGAGAGCGCCACCCCGGGCCCGATCCTGCAGCTGCAGGAGTCCGGTCAGGAGTTCGTGATGGTCTACAACTACCTGCGCGCCCCTACCGGCAGCATCGCGGTGCTCGAGGACAGCCCGATCGCGTCCCTCGAGGACTTCGCGGGCACCACGATCGGCGCGGACGCCCTCGGCAGCGGCAACATCCTGCTTACCGACGGCATCCTGGCGAGTGTGGATCTCGCGCCGGGTCGCGACTACGAGCACCTCGCCGTCGGGGTGGGTGCACAGGCCATCCACGCGCTCGAGAGTGGTCGCGTCGACGCGCTCGAGCTCTGGGACACCGAGTACGCCGCGATCGAGGCGAACGGGGTGCCCCTGCGCACCTTCAGCAGCGACAGCGCCGAGCAGCTCTTCTCCACCACCTACATGACCTCGCGGACCTACGCCGACGCGCACGGCGACACCATCGAACGGTTCGGCCGAGCCATGGCGCAGGCGAGTCTCTTCACGGCGACGAACCCCGAGGCGGCGCTCACCATGATGTACGGGGCATTCCCCGAGACGCGGATCGCCGGAACGGCCGAGGAGGAGCAGCTGGCCTCGGACACGATCGCCCTCCAGGCGCGGCTCGGGATCCTCACCGCGGGCGATCCGGCGACCGAGGGCACCTGGGGCGCCTACTCGCCCGAGGCCGTTGCGGAGTGGGTGAGCTTCGCCCAGAACTCCGGGGTCATCAGCACGCCGCTCGACGCGGAGACGCTCTTCACGAACGAGTTCTCGGAGGCGTACAACGACTTCGACGACGCCGAGGTCATCGCGGAGGCGGAGCAGTGGAAGCCGTAG
- a CDS encoding ABC transporter ATP-binding protein gives MIHIEQVSKTFASRGGAVLAVDRVDLDVEPGGFVAIVGPSGCGKTTLLRMMAGLETLSDGRILVDGDAVVGPSPKLGVVFQRPVLLEWRTILQNLLLPIELRRRPNDADRENAKRLLAMVGLTDFADRYPRELSGGMQQRASICRALIADPEVILLDEPFGALDALTREHLHLEFNELWRSTGKTVVMITHDIPEAVFLAERVVVMGPRPGRIIETFDVPFGPERDERVQADPRFGQLVLRIRESLEAKETTR, from the coding sequence ATGATCCACATCGAGCAGGTCTCGAAGACGTTCGCATCGCGCGGAGGAGCGGTGCTCGCCGTCGATCGCGTCGACCTGGACGTCGAGCCGGGCGGGTTCGTCGCGATCGTCGGACCGAGCGGCTGCGGCAAGACCACCCTGCTGCGCATGATGGCCGGACTCGAGACCCTGAGCGACGGGCGGATCCTCGTGGACGGCGACGCGGTCGTCGGCCCGAGCCCGAAGCTCGGCGTCGTCTTCCAGCGTCCGGTGCTGCTCGAGTGGCGCACGATCCTGCAGAACCTCCTCCTCCCCATCGAACTGCGACGCCGGCCCAACGACGCCGATCGCGAGAACGCGAAGCGACTGCTCGCCATGGTCGGCCTCACGGACTTCGCGGATCGGTATCCCCGAGAACTGTCGGGCGGCATGCAGCAGCGGGCCTCCATCTGCCGCGCACTGATCGCCGACCCGGAGGTGATTCTGCTCGACGAGCCGTTCGGCGCACTCGACGCACTCACCCGTGAGCACCTCCACCTCGAGTTCAACGAGCTCTGGCGCTCGACGGGGAAGACGGTGGTCATGATCACCCACGACATCCCCGAGGCCGTGTTCCTCGCGGAGCGTGTGGTGGTCATGGGCCCGCGACCCGGCCGCATCATCGAGACGTTCGACGTGCCGTTCGGCCCCGAGCGCGACGAGCGCGTGCAGGCCGATCCGAGATTCGGTCAGCTCGTGCTGCGCATCCGCGAATCACTCGAGGCGAAGGAGACGACCCGATGA
- a CDS encoding ABC transporter permease, with protein sequence MSVTRSIAVETAPAAPRAAASTPAPRAGRTRRSLSRLVYPLAFLVFALAMWEIIPRAFDVPTIYFPSLSAVLQALLDPAAVPLYFQNSLVTLGEAMAGLAIGAFLGFLFGILLAEVEVFRRTFYPYIVAFESIPKVAIAPLLLIWFGFGIESKIVVVALLTFFPLLINTMSGFKNVDPAQIEMMRVNGATRGQIRRKVVLPSALPQIFTGFEVAVVLSTLGAIVAEFVGGQSGLGVLIVQAQFQMNTPAVFALLLILGAIGIVLNMLVRLLRRRLIHWVAAEQTTEATA encoded by the coding sequence ATGAGCGTCACCCGATCGATTGCGGTCGAAACCGCGCCGGCCGCCCCGCGTGCGGCCGCCTCCACCCCCGCACCGCGCGCCGGGCGCACCCGGCGCAGCCTGTCGAGGCTGGTCTATCCGCTGGCCTTCCTGGTGTTCGCGCTCGCCATGTGGGAGATCATCCCTCGGGCGTTCGACGTCCCGACGATCTACTTCCCGTCCCTGTCGGCGGTGCTGCAGGCGCTGCTCGATCCCGCCGCCGTGCCGCTCTACTTCCAGAACAGTCTCGTCACCCTCGGGGAGGCGATGGCGGGTCTCGCGATCGGTGCCTTCCTCGGGTTCCTCTTCGGCATCCTGCTGGCGGAGGTCGAGGTCTTCCGGCGCACGTTTTACCCCTACATCGTGGCGTTCGAGTCGATCCCGAAGGTCGCGATCGCACCCCTTCTGCTGATCTGGTTCGGCTTCGGCATCGAATCGAAGATCGTCGTGGTGGCGCTCCTCACGTTCTTCCCGCTCCTCATCAACACGATGTCGGGGTTCAAGAACGTCGATCCGGCGCAGATCGAGATGATGCGGGTGAACGGCGCGACCCGGGGACAGATCCGCCGCAAGGTCGTGCTCCCCTCCGCGCTGCCGCAGATCTTCACCGGGTTCGAGGTCGCGGTGGTGCTCTCCACGCTCGGTGCGATCGTGGCCGAGTTCGTGGGTGGACAGAGCGGCCTCGGGGTCCTCATTGTCCAGGCCCAGTTCCAGATGAACACGCCCGCGGTGTTCGCGCTCCTGCTCATCCTCGGGGCCATCGGCATCGTGCTCAACATGCTCGTCCGGCTGCTGCGACGCAGGCTCATCCACTGGGTGGCCGCGGAACAGACCACTGAGGCCACGGCGTAG
- a CDS encoding amidohydrolase family protein translates to MTHYFDHEAPAILIRDAEVHAPESLGRRDVLMHHGRVSAIADRIDPVPPGTRVIEAEGRILIPGFIDSHLHITGGGSIGAGPISREPEFTFGDIVAAGITTAISPKGADSISRSYEAMLQKARALAAEGLDTRLWSNGFGNPPQSLTESVTRDLFLIPEFVGAKIALSDFLAPPWTPDELHRLLWQVLSGSQMAGKLGIIHVHAGILPGGLGVIEDVVHRYDFTGTDENARHGASRSVGGHFQITHCNWNEGLLDETMRVTRLGGYADITAGMPDRSGFGSEIPGDEAIMYLLREGVDASRITISSDAGGNEAYLDEFRRVETLIRLIPPRIDEVFRNLIVRQGLSVGQAVRMASTNVAEMFDWPYKGRVMVGGAADLVLLDADYGVASVITAGRLVVEDGRVLESGLTSGDLELVRRTAREVEPA, encoded by the coding sequence ATGACCCACTACTTCGACCACGAAGCTCCCGCGATCCTGATCCGTGATGCCGAGGTCCACGCCCCCGAGTCGCTCGGCCGCCGCGACGTGCTGATGCACCACGGGCGGGTCAGCGCCATCGCCGATCGTATCGACCCGGTGCCACCGGGCACGCGCGTCATCGAGGCCGAGGGCCGGATCCTCATCCCCGGATTCATCGATTCCCACCTGCACATCACCGGGGGCGGGAGCATCGGCGCCGGGCCGATCTCGCGCGAGCCCGAGTTCACCTTCGGCGACATCGTCGCCGCGGGGATCACGACGGCGATCAGCCCCAAGGGCGCCGACTCGATCTCCCGCTCCTACGAGGCGATGCTGCAGAAGGCGCGTGCGCTCGCCGCGGAGGGGCTCGACACGCGGCTCTGGAGCAACGGCTTCGGCAACCCGCCGCAGTCGCTCACCGAGAGCGTGACCCGAGACCTGTTCCTTATCCCGGAGTTCGTCGGCGCCAAGATCGCCCTCTCCGACTTCCTCGCCCCGCCGTGGACACCGGACGAGCTGCACCGCCTGCTCTGGCAGGTGCTCTCGGGGTCGCAGATGGCGGGCAAACTCGGGATCATCCACGTGCACGCCGGGATCCTGCCCGGCGGGCTGGGCGTCATCGAGGACGTCGTGCACCGCTACGACTTCACCGGCACCGATGAGAACGCCCGTCACGGTGCGTCGCGGAGCGTGGGTGGCCACTTCCAGATCACCCACTGCAACTGGAACGAGGGGCTGCTCGACGAGACGATGCGCGTGACCCGGCTCGGCGGCTACGCGGACATCACCGCCGGGATGCCGGATCGCAGCGGGTTCGGCAGCGAGATCCCCGGTGACGAGGCGATCATGTACCTGCTGCGCGAGGGGGTCGACGCATCGCGGATCACGATCAGCTCCGATGCGGGCGGCAATGAGGCGTACCTCGACGAGTTCCGCCGGGTCGAGACCCTGATCCGGCTGATCCCGCCGCGGATCGACGAGGTCTTCCGCAACCTGATCGTGCGCCAGGGGCTCAGTGTCGGTCAGGCGGTGCGCATGGCGTCCACGAACGTCGCGGAGATGTTCGACTGGCCCTACAAAGGTCGCGTGATGGTGGGTGGCGCGGCGGATCTCGTGCTGCTCGACGCCGACTACGGCGTGGCATCCGTGATCACTGCCGGGCGCCTCGTGGTCGAGGACGGCCGGGTGCTCGAGTCCGGGCTCACGAGCGGTGATCTCGAGCTGGTTCGGCGCACCGCGCGCGAGGTGGAGCCGGCCTAG
- a CDS encoding SDR family oxidoreductase: MRVLIVGASRGLGRALVEALSDDGHEVVGVSRTVPEDLGAVLAARWIAADFGDPAAAAEAVAASAPATLDVVIYNLGIWEPDAFSEAYDFADEQDATTLDLVATNIAGPLLLLRRLLPRLLESAAPRLLLTGSTSGLPRSGRPELAFGASKFALTGIADALREHYRDRRLAVTTLQLGNLNTVDALDVPVEMAAARGDGALIPLHDVVEVVRTAIGLSPAAYLREIVLPAILDERF; encoded by the coding sequence ATGCGAGTACTGATCGTGGGTGCGAGCCGTGGGCTCGGCCGGGCACTGGTGGAGGCGCTCTCCGACGACGGCCACGAGGTGGTCGGGGTGTCGCGCACGGTGCCGGAGGATCTCGGCGCCGTGCTCGCGGCGCGTTGGATCGCCGCGGATTTCGGAGACCCGGCGGCCGCCGCCGAGGCCGTCGCCGCGAGTGCCCCCGCAACCCTCGACGTGGTGATCTACAACCTCGGCATCTGGGAGCCCGACGCGTTCTCCGAGGCCTATGACTTCGCCGACGAGCAGGACGCGACCACCCTCGACCTCGTGGCGACGAACATCGCGGGGCCCCTCCTGCTGCTCCGCCGGCTGCTCCCCCGCCTGCTCGAGTCCGCCGCGCCGCGCCTGCTCCTGACGGGGTCGACATCGGGGCTGCCGCGCAGCGGACGACCGGAGCTCGCCTTCGGAGCCTCGAAGTTCGCGCTCACCGGGATCGCCGACGCATTGCGCGAGCACTACCGCGATCGCCGGCTGGCCGTGACGACGCTCCAGCTCGGCAACCTGAACACCGTGGATGCGCTCGACGTGCCGGTCGAGATGGCCGCGGCGCGCGGGGACGGCGCACTGATCCCTCTCCACGACGTGGTCGAGGTGGTGCGCACCGCGATCGGACTGTCACCCGCGGCGTACCTTCGGGAGATCGTGCTGCCCGCGATCCTCGACGAGCGGTTCTGA
- a CDS encoding fasciclin domain-containing protein, with translation MFTTRKTLTAAFALTVASAFVLTGCSMDDTSAPAETESMPDTSQTEEMETEAMDPAANLVGPGCAAYAEAVPDGAGSIMGMSQDPVAVAASNNPMLKTLVSAVSGQLNPDVNLVDTLNGSEFTVFAPVDDAFAKIDAGTIDTLKTDSDLLTSILTYHVVPGQIEPDDIVGSHETVQGGTVEVTGSGDELMVNDATVVCGGVQTANATVYLVDTVLMPPAA, from the coding sequence ATGTTTACCACCCGGAAGACCCTCACCGCCGCTTTCGCTCTGACCGTCGCAAGCGCCTTCGTACTCACCGGTTGCTCGATGGACGACACGTCGGCTCCCGCGGAGACGGAGTCGATGCCCGACACGAGCCAGACCGAGGAGATGGAGACCGAGGCCATGGACCCGGCCGCGAATCTCGTCGGACCCGGCTGCGCGGCGTACGCCGAGGCCGTGCCGGACGGCGCGGGCTCGATCATGGGCATGTCCCAGGATCCGGTGGCCGTGGCCGCCTCGAACAACCCGATGCTGAAGACCCTCGTCTCGGCGGTGAGCGGACAGCTGAACCCCGATGTGAACCTCGTCGACACGCTGAACGGGAGCGAGTTCACCGTCTTCGCGCCGGTCGATGACGCCTTCGCCAAGATCGACGCGGGCACCATCGACACCCTGAAGACCGACAGCGACCTGCTGACCTCGATCCTGACCTACCACGTGGTTCCCGGCCAGATCGAGCCCGATGACATCGTGGGCAGCCACGAGACGGTGCAGGGCGGCACCGTTGAGGTGACCGGCTCGGGCGACGAGCTGATGGTCAACGACGCGACCGTCGTGTGCGGTGGCGTGCAGACCGCCAACGCCACGGTCTACCTCGTCGACACGGTGCTGATGCCGCCGGCTGCGTAA
- a CDS encoding cytochrome c biogenesis protein CcdA, with protein MDTVLIGLLGGLITGISPCILPVLPVIFLTAGAQSAGKGQKPEVIEAPRSRPYFVIAGLVTSFTIVTLIGSLLLGLLNLPQDAIRWAGVAVLLIIGVGMLIPRFEQLLEKPFQWIPKRKVNEKGNGFGMGLALGTVFVPCAGPVLAAIIVAGATGSIGAGTVLLTVSFAIGVALPLLIFALAGRGLVERIKFFRSKERGIRIAAGIAMIALAIGLVFNVPQVLQRMLPDYTAGLQQDLATSEAGERALNLGGLVTDENRELDQCTNGAEELESCGTAPSIRGIESWINTPDGAAVDLEELRGQVVLIDFWAYSCINCQRSIPHVVAWDETYRDAGLQVIGVHSPEYAFEKERANVQAGVDDFGIEYPVALDNTLSTWTNYRNRYWPAHYLIDASGTVRHISFGEGNYAATEKLIRELLEDADPEVDLPSATDVDDTTPEMGATTPETFLGSSKDLNFAGPGKYRAGEGEYRFPDDQQADTFALDGTWDIATQAATPVGDSGTIRLQFKGEEVRIVVAGEGTLSVSRDGNAAREIEVSGTPRSYELQAGEGSLDGVIEVEVPPGIEVYSFTFG; from the coding sequence ATGGATACAGTTCTGATCGGCCTGCTGGGTGGGCTCATCACCGGCATCTCGCCGTGCATACTGCCGGTGCTGCCGGTGATCTTTCTCACCGCGGGTGCGCAGTCGGCGGGCAAGGGCCAGAAGCCAGAGGTGATCGAGGCTCCGCGCAGTCGACCGTACTTCGTGATCGCGGGGCTGGTGACGAGCTTCACGATCGTGACGCTGATCGGTTCCCTCCTGCTCGGGCTCCTCAACCTCCCGCAGGACGCGATCCGCTGGGCGGGTGTCGCGGTGCTGCTCATCATCGGTGTGGGCATGCTGATCCCGCGATTCGAGCAGCTGCTCGAGAAGCCGTTCCAGTGGATCCCGAAACGCAAGGTGAATGAGAAGGGCAACGGCTTCGGCATGGGGCTCGCTCTGGGCACGGTGTTCGTGCCGTGCGCCGGCCCGGTGCTGGCCGCGATCATCGTCGCCGGGGCGACCGGCTCGATCGGTGCCGGCACGGTGCTCCTCACCGTCTCCTTCGCGATCGGTGTGGCCCTCCCGCTGCTGATCTTCGCGCTCGCCGGACGCGGGCTCGTCGAGCGGATCAAGTTCTTCCGCAGCAAGGAGCGGGGGATCCGGATCGCCGCGGGCATCGCCATGATCGCGCTCGCGATCGGGCTGGTCTTCAACGTGCCGCAGGTGCTGCAGCGCATGCTTCCGGACTACACGGCCGGGCTGCAGCAGGATCTCGCCACGAGTGAGGCCGGAGAGCGCGCGCTGAACCTCGGCGGGCTCGTGACCGACGAGAACCGCGAGCTCGATCAGTGCACCAACGGTGCAGAGGAGCTGGAGTCGTGCGGCACGGCGCCGAGCATCCGCGGCATCGAGTCGTGGATCAACACCCCTGACGGGGCGGCCGTCGACCTCGAGGAGCTGCGGGGCCAGGTGGTGCTCATCGACTTCTGGGCCTACTCCTGCATCAACTGCCAGCGCTCGATCCCGCACGTGGTCGCCTGGGACGAGACCTACCGTGATGCCGGACTGCAGGTCATCGGCGTCCACTCGCCCGAGTACGCGTTCGAGAAGGAGCGGGCGAACGTGCAGGCCGGGGTCGACGACTTCGGGATCGAATACCCGGTGGCGCTCGACAACACGCTCTCCACCTGGACGAACTACCGGAACCGGTACTGGCCGGCGCACTACCTCATCGACGCCTCCGGCACGGTGCGCCACATCTCGTTCGGGGAGGGCAACTACGCCGCGACCGAGAAGCTGATCCGCGAGTTGCTCGAGGACGCCGACCCCGAGGTCGACCTGCCGTCGGCGACCGATGTCGACGACACGACCCCCGAGATGGGAGCCACCACCCCGGAGACCTTCCTCGGATCCTCGAAGGATCTGAACTTCGCCGGACCCGGCAAGTACCGCGCGGGCGAGGGGGAGTACCGCTTCCCCGATGACCAGCAGGCCGATACGTTCGCGCTGGACGGCACCTGGGACATCGCGACCCAGGCGGCGACGCCCGTGGGTGACTCCGGGACGATCAGGCTCCAGTTCAAGGGCGAGGAGGTCAGGATCGTGGTCGCGGGTGAGGGCACGCTCTCGGTCAGCCGCGACGGGAACGCCGCGCGCGAGATCGAGGTGAGCGGCACCCCGCGATCCTACGAACTCCAGGCCGGAGAGGGCTCACTCGACGGGGTGATCGAGGTCGAGGTGCCACCCGGCATCGAGGTCTACTCGTTCACCTTCGGGTAG
- the sigK gene encoding ECF RNA polymerase sigma factor SigK, producing MLMEMVIDGVEISGDADGVDPADAALTRTASGDQSAFAELYDMLSGRVFGLIVRVLVDRSQSEEVLQEVFLEVWQSARSFDGSRGHARSWVLTIAHRRAVDRVRSAEARIRRDTRVGLQEVHTPVSSVEEHVQLLVDGSRATRALDTLPESQRQTIVLAYFGGYSQREIAALLGAPLGTVKTRMRDGLSRLRTEMEVTR from the coding sequence ATGCTTATGGAGATGGTGATCGACGGAGTGGAGATATCGGGGGACGCGGACGGCGTCGACCCTGCCGACGCCGCGCTCACGCGCACCGCGTCGGGAGACCAGTCGGCGTTCGCGGAGCTGTACGACATGCTCTCCGGCCGGGTCTTCGGACTGATCGTCCGGGTCCTCGTCGATCGCTCGCAGAGCGAGGAGGTGCTCCAGGAGGTCTTCCTGGAGGTGTGGCAGTCCGCGCGGTCGTTCGACGGCTCCCGCGGTCACGCCCGCTCCTGGGTGCTCACCATCGCCCATCGACGCGCGGTCGACCGGGTGCGCTCCGCCGAGGCGCGGATCCGTCGGGACACGCGGGTCGGGTTGCAGGAAGTGCACACCCCGGTGTCGTCGGTGGAGGAGCACGTGCAGCTGCTCGTCGACGGCTCGCGGGCGACGCGGGCGCTCGACACTCTTCCGGAGTCGCAGCGGCAGACGATCGTGCTCGCCTACTTCGGCGGGTACAGCCAGCGGGAGATCGCGGCGCTCTTGGGAGCCCCGCTCGGAACGGTCAAGACTCGGATGCGTGACGGCCTGTCACGTCTGAGAACAGAGATGGAGGTGACGCGATGA